A genomic region of Deltaproteobacteria bacterium contains the following coding sequences:
- a CDS encoding 6,7-dimethyl-8-ribityllumazine synthase, which translates to MPKIIEGKIGAKGLKFCIIASRFNDFICGKLIEGALDALKRSGADENSITIVRVPGAFEIPVAAKKAAKSGAYDGVICLGAVIRGDTPHFEYISAEVSKGIAMVTLETETPIAFGVITADTLEQAIERAGSKSGNKGWDAALSAIEMVNLFKLL; encoded by the coding sequence GAAAGATCGGGGCCAAGGGACTCAAGTTTTGCATCATTGCCAGCAGGTTCAATGATTTCATCTGCGGCAAACTGATCGAAGGCGCCCTGGATGCCCTGAAACGGTCCGGTGCCGACGAGAACAGCATCACCATCGTCAGAGTCCCGGGTGCGTTCGAGATCCCGGTGGCGGCAAAGAAAGCGGCCAAGAGCGGCGCCTATGACGGCGTTATCTGCCTGGGGGCCGTCATACGGGGTGACACCCCGCACTTCGAGTACATAAGCGCCGAGGTATCTAAAGGCATCGCTATGGTGACCCTTGAAACCGAAACGCCCATCGCCTTCGGTGTCATCACGGCGGACACCCTTGAACAGGCGATCGAACGCGCCGGCAGCAAGTCGGGGAATAAAGGCTGGGATGCAGCCCTGTCCGCCATCGAGATGGTGAACCTCTTCAAGCTCCTGTGA